One Skermanella sp. TT6 genomic window, CAGTGTCGCGCCGGCGGCAGCCAGGAGGATCGTGTGTTTTGAAGCCAGCGTTCTCACGGGGAGGGTGTTAGTTAACCTAGTTTAACTCAATCGATGAACGACGTTACATAAACGATCGGCTTTCGTCCATCCTTACGCCCTTGGCGGGCAGCTCTTTCGGCCTTGGGGGCGGATTTTTTCTTTGGATCGACGTCCGATAAACCTGCGGGTGAGGAGTGGCGGGCGGCGGGCGCGCCCGCCGCCCGCGGTTCCTTACGTCGGGTGGTCTACTGGTTGGGGGACCGGGTTATGGTCTTGATCGGCCCGCGCGGATTGCCGGACATTTCGGCGATCTTGCGGTCCTGTGCCTCGATGATGGCGCGTGCCGGCTCGTCGCCGTCGAGGCCGCCGACTTCGGAGCTGGGAACCTTGCGGTTCGATGTCTTGACGCCATCCTGGTACACGACGTCGAACAGGACGTACGCGTTGTCGGTCGGCTGCTTTTTTCGGGCCATTGCCCCTCTCCCGATGCGATGCAGGGTCAACGGACTTCTTTAGGGCATCGGATCGACCTGCCGACACCGTATCTATAGGCCTATGACGTTCGGTTCGGGGCGGTCTCGCCCTGTGCGACATCGGCCTGGCCCTCGCCGGCGGGATCATCGTCCGACGTCTCCGGGCCGTGGGAAGCCTTGCGCTGGGCAACGGCCTCCTCCTTCTGGCGAAGCTTCTCCTGCTTCTTCTGTTCCTTGGCGCGATTGCGGTCGGCGCGCTGCTGGTTGTAGTTGGGCTTGAATGCCATGGAACCTCCTGGGACTGGCGCGCACTGTAGCACGCCGGCCCGACGCCACCGCAACCCCCCGCCGCACGCTTTCGCGGATTCCGGCCGATCGCCGGGTACCGGTCGGCGGCGGTCTGGGCTAGAGTGCCCGCGCCGGAAATCACCATGACCATCGCCAGGCCCGACGGACGGATGCCACCCATGACGCCAGCCCCAGCCCCGATCGGCGCCGCGGAACCGAACCGCGACGGGTTCACCGACATCCGGCCCGACGGGTGGATCGACCGCCATGCCCCGGCTGCCGTGCGGCCCTACCTGAAGCTGGCGCGGCTGGACCGCCCGATCGGGACCTGGCTGCTGCTGTTCCCCTGCTGGTGGAGCCAGGCGCTGGCGACCCAGGGCTGGCCCGATCCCTGGATGATGATCCTGTTCGGGATCGGCGCCGTCGTGATGCGCGGCGCCGGCTGCACGGTGAACGACATCCTGGACCGGGACATCGACGGCCGGGTGGAGCGGACCCGGACCCGGCCGATCCCCAGCGGGCAGGTGACGGTGCGCCAGGCGCTGGCGTTCCTGGTGCTCCAGATGCTGGTCGGCTTGGCGGTGCTGGTGCAGTTCAACCTCTTCACGATAGCGCTCGGGGCGGCGTCCCTGGTCCTGGTCTTCACCTATCCGCTGATGAAGCGGATCAC contains:
- the ubiA gene encoding 4-hydroxybenzoate octaprenyltransferase — protein: MTPAPAPIGAAEPNRDGFTDIRPDGWIDRHAPAAVRPYLKLARLDRPIGTWLLLFPCWWSQALATQGWPDPWMMILFGIGAVVMRGAGCTVNDILDRDIDGRVERTRTRPIPSGQVTVRQALAFLVLQMLVGLAVLVQFNLFTIALGAASLVLVFTYPLMKRITWWPQAFLGLTFNWGALVGWAAVTGGLDLPALLLYAAGIVWTLGYDTIYAHQDKEDDARIGVKSTALRLGDASKIWIYGFYTLTYGGLLAAGLAAGLGLWFQLLLTAALLQLAWQVGTWRPDDPADCLSKFKSNRWFGWLVLGAIVAGRVL